In Microbacterium enclense, one genomic interval encodes:
- a CDS encoding alkaline phosphatase family protein, which yields MSLSLPADPPRSRSLTGVVEQSIAALQGRSEWFAPARSAIVFVVDGLGAHNLAARRGHARFLGSTGGRRDVARTVFPSTTAAALTSLLTGTDPGTHGIVGYRARIPGTNVAPNQLHGWETDGLDPRSWQRSRPLLERESAEGRPCFVVSRPEYTRTGFTEATLRGAEFVPSADLTERAAIAAGLASRHPGAVVYLYSPELDTAGHRDGWESDRWTDALERLDTAARLLADEADPTTGILVTADHGMVDVPAHRHVLLDHGDALLDGVTLIGGEPRMLHLYTEAGQADAVASTWREREASRAWVMTRHEAIEAGLFGVVADEVRDRLGDVIVAARGRYAYYDDRETDKRPQSMVGQHGSLTDEERTVPLLRLGAFA from the coding sequence ATGTCTCTCAGCCTACCGGCGGACCCGCCGCGTTCCCGGAGCCTCACCGGTGTGGTGGAGCAGTCGATCGCTGCTCTCCAGGGCCGATCGGAGTGGTTCGCCCCCGCGCGCAGCGCCATCGTCTTCGTGGTCGACGGTCTGGGGGCGCACAACCTCGCCGCCCGGCGGGGTCACGCGCGATTCCTCGGTTCGACGGGAGGACGCCGCGATGTCGCGCGGACGGTCTTCCCCTCGACGACCGCCGCGGCCCTCACCAGCCTGCTCACCGGCACCGATCCCGGCACCCACGGCATCGTGGGCTATCGCGCCCGCATCCCCGGCACGAACGTCGCGCCGAATCAGTTGCACGGGTGGGAGACCGACGGCCTCGACCCGCGCTCATGGCAGCGCAGCCGTCCCCTGCTGGAGCGGGAGAGCGCCGAGGGTCGCCCGTGCTTCGTCGTCTCTCGCCCCGAGTACACGCGCACGGGCTTCACCGAGGCCACGCTGCGCGGAGCGGAGTTCGTCCCCTCGGCGGACCTGACCGAGCGCGCCGCGATCGCCGCCGGCCTGGCCTCACGGCATCCCGGTGCCGTGGTGTACCTCTATTCCCCCGAACTGGACACCGCCGGGCATCGCGACGGCTGGGAGTCGGACCGGTGGACCGACGCCCTGGAACGCCTCGACACCGCCGCACGCCTGCTGGCGGACGAGGCCGATCCGACGACGGGGATCCTCGTCACCGCCGATCACGGGATGGTCGACGTACCCGCCCACCGTCATGTTCTCCTGGACCACGGAGATGCCCTGCTCGACGGCGTCACCCTCATCGGCGGCGAGCCGCGCATGCTGCACCTGTACACCGAGGCCGGCCAAGCGGATGCCGTCGCCTCGACGTGGCGAGAGCGCGAGGCTTCTCGGGCATGGGTCATGACCCGGCACGAAGCGATCGAGGCGGGCCTGTTCGGCGTCGTCGCGGACGAGGTTCGTGACCGTCTCGGCGATGTCATCGTCGCGGCGCGCGGACGATACGCCTACTACGACGATCGCGAGACCGACAAGCGGCCCCAGAGCATGGTCGGGCAGCACGGCTCACTGACCGACGAGGAGCGGACGGTCCCGCTTCTCCGCCTCGGCGCGTTCGCCTGA
- the acnA gene encoding aconitate hydratase AcnA, protein MSTVDSFGAKSTLTVGSTDYEIFRIDTVAGHEKLPFSLKVLLENLLRTEDGANVTKEQIEALGSWVPTADPDTEIQFTPARVVMQDFTGVPCIVDLATMREAVTALGGDPNKINPLSPAEMVIDHSVIADLFGSENALERNVEIEYERNGERYQFLRWGQTAFDDFKVVPPGTGIVHQVNIEHLAKVVYDRSVDGVLRAYPDTCVGTDSHTTMVNGLGVLGWGVGGIEAEAAMLGQPVSMLIPRVVGFKLSGEIPAGVTATDVVLTITDMLRKHGVVGKFVEFYGEGVASVPLANRATIGNMSPEFGSTAAMFPIDDVTLDYLRLTGRDEQTVALVEAYAKEQKLWHDPSRELVFSEYMELDLSTVVPSIAGPKRPQDRILLSEAKSQFEKDILNYADASVSDSIVDLEVDGTFPASDPGSVPGEEEEDVTDSEVLISSGHPVNASKPVKVTTPEGQSYLLDNGAVTLAAITSCTNTSNPSVMIAAGLLAKNAVDKGLKRKPWVKTTLGPGSKVVTDYYEKSGLDKALEGLDFYTVGYGCTICIGNSGPLIEEVSEAINENDLAVTAVLSGNRNFEGRISPDVKMNYLASPPLVVAYALAGSMNFDFETDALGKDQNGDDVFLKDIWPAPDQVQTIIDASISREQFIQQYATVFEGDERWKNLPTPTGPVFEWDADSTYVRKAPYFDGMSMEPSPVTDITGARVMATLGDSVTTDHISPAGNIKAGTPAAQYLMEHGVAQKDFNSYGSRRGNHEVMIRGTFANIRLKNEMVAAVNDGQIIEGGYTRDFTKEGGPQSYIYDASRNYQEQGTPLVIFGGKEYGSGSSRDWAAKGTNLLGVKAVITESFERIHRSNLIGMGVVPLQFPAGESWKSLGLDGTEIVSIEGLEQLNEGVTPKTVKVTAEPSEFSPEGKQTITFDAVVRIDTPGEADYYRNGGILQYVLRSLV, encoded by the coding sequence GTGTCCACGGTTGACAGCTTCGGTGCCAAGAGCACCCTGACGGTCGGCAGCACCGACTACGAGATCTTCCGCATCGACACGGTCGCCGGTCACGAGAAGCTCCCGTTCAGCCTGAAGGTGCTGCTCGAGAACCTGCTCCGCACCGAGGATGGTGCCAACGTCACCAAGGAGCAGATCGAGGCCCTCGGCTCGTGGGTGCCCACGGCCGACCCCGACACCGAGATCCAGTTCACGCCGGCTCGCGTGGTCATGCAGGACTTCACCGGTGTGCCCTGCATCGTCGACCTCGCCACCATGCGCGAGGCCGTGACCGCCCTCGGCGGCGACCCGAACAAGATCAACCCCCTCTCGCCCGCCGAGATGGTCATCGACCACTCGGTCATCGCCGACCTCTTCGGCAGCGAGAACGCCCTCGAGCGCAACGTCGAGATCGAGTACGAGCGCAACGGCGAGCGGTACCAGTTCCTCCGCTGGGGCCAGACGGCATTCGACGACTTCAAGGTCGTGCCCCCGGGCACCGGCATCGTGCACCAGGTCAACATCGAGCACCTCGCCAAGGTCGTCTACGACCGCTCGGTCGACGGCGTCCTGCGCGCCTACCCCGACACCTGCGTCGGCACCGACTCGCACACCACGATGGTCAACGGCCTCGGCGTGCTCGGCTGGGGCGTCGGCGGCATCGAGGCCGAGGCGGCCATGCTCGGCCAGCCCGTGTCGATGCTGATCCCGCGCGTCGTCGGCTTCAAGCTCTCGGGCGAGATCCCCGCCGGCGTCACCGCGACCGACGTCGTGCTCACCATCACCGACATGCTGCGCAAGCACGGCGTGGTCGGCAAGTTCGTCGAGTTCTACGGCGAGGGCGTCGCCTCGGTGCCGCTGGCAAACCGCGCGACCATCGGCAACATGAGCCCCGAGTTCGGCTCGACCGCCGCGATGTTCCCCATCGACGACGTCACGCTCGACTACCTGCGTCTCACCGGTCGCGACGAGCAGACCGTGGCCCTCGTCGAGGCGTACGCCAAGGAGCAGAAGCTCTGGCACGACCCGTCGCGCGAGCTCGTCTTCAGCGAGTACATGGAGCTCGACCTGTCGACGGTCGTCCCCTCGATCGCCGGCCCCAAGCGCCCGCAGGACCGTATCCTCCTCTCCGAGGCGAAGTCGCAGTTCGAGAAGGACATCCTGAACTACGCGGATGCTTCGGTCTCCGACTCGATCGTCGACCTCGAAGTCGACGGCACCTTCCCGGCATCCGACCCGGGTTCGGTTCCCGGCGAGGAAGAAGAAGACGTGACCGACAGCGAGGTGCTCATCTCCTCCGGTCACCCGGTCAACGCCTCCAAGCCGGTCAAGGTCACCACGCCCGAGGGCCAGTCCTACCTGCTCGACAACGGGGCGGTCACCCTTGCGGCCATCACCTCGTGCACGAACACCTCGAACCCCTCGGTCATGATCGCGGCGGGCCTGCTCGCCAAGAACGCCGTCGACAAGGGCCTCAAGCGCAAGCCGTGGGTCAAGACGACGCTCGGACCCGGCTCGAAGGTCGTGACCGACTACTACGAGAAGTCCGGTCTCGACAAGGCGCTCGAGGGCCTCGACTTCTACACCGTCGGCTACGGCTGCACGATCTGCATCGGCAACTCGGGCCCGCTCATCGAAGAGGTCTCCGAAGCCATCAACGAGAACGACCTCGCCGTCACGGCCGTCCTCTCGGGTAACCGCAACTTCGAGGGTCGCATCAGCCCCGACGTGAAGATGAACTACCTGGCATCCCCGCCGCTGGTCGTCGCCTACGCTCTCGCGGGCTCGATGAACTTCGACTTCGAGACCGACGCCCTCGGCAAGGACCAGAACGGCGACGACGTCTTCCTGAAGGACATCTGGCCGGCGCCTGACCAGGTGCAGACGATCATCGACGCGTCGATCTCGCGCGAGCAGTTCATCCAGCAGTACGCCACCGTCTTCGAGGGTGACGAGCGCTGGAAGAACCTGCCCACGCCGACCGGTCCGGTCTTCGAATGGGATGCCGACTCCACCTACGTGCGCAAGGCGCCCTACTTCGACGGCATGTCGATGGAGCCCTCGCCGGTCACCGACATCACCGGTGCGCGCGTGATGGCGACGCTCGGCGACTCGGTCACGACCGATCACATCAGCCCGGCCGGCAACATCAAGGCCGGCACCCCCGCCGCGCAGTACCTCATGGAGCACGGCGTCGCGCAGAAGGACTTCAACTCCTACGGCTCGCGCCGTGGCAACCACGAGGTCATGATCCGCGGCACGTTCGCCAACATCCGCCTGAAGAACGAGATGGTCGCGGCCGTCAACGACGGTCAGATCATCGAGGGCGGATACACCCGTGACTTCACCAAGGAGGGCGGCCCGCAGTCGTACATCTACGACGCGAGCCGGAACTACCAGGAGCAGGGCACCCCGCTGGTCATCTTCGGCGGTAAGGAGTACGGCTCGGGCTCGTCGCGCGACTGGGCCGCGAAGGGCACCAACCTCCTCGGCGTGAAGGCCGTCATCACCGAGAGCTTCGAGCGCATCCACCGCTCGAACCTCATCGGTATGGGTGTCGTCCCGCTGCAGTTCCCCGCCGGCGAGAGCTGGAAGTCGCTGGGTCTCGACGGCACCGAGATCGTCTCGATCGAGGGCCTCGAGCAGCTCAACGAGGGCGTCACGCCCAAGACCGTGAAGGTCACCGCCGAGCCGAGCGAGTTCTCGCCCGAGGGCAAGCAGACCATCACGTTCGACGCCGTGGTCCGCATCGACACCCCCGGTGAGGCCGACTACTACCGCAACGGCGGCATCCTGCAGTACGTGCTGCGTTCGCTGGTCTGA
- a CDS encoding DUF3159 domain-containing protein yields MSDDAARSDRHGESVPLEPPAPADTFGAALGNAARRAGLDPAAHATTGSAVWSAMGGWRGILESVLPSLAFVVLFTVTIDPETRQGNLWLSLGVSVGLAAAFTIARLVAKSPPSAAIGGLLATVAAAVLALVTGRGQDNFVFGFFTNGAYGTAFLVSALVGWPLIGLAAGYLTGEGTRWRADRRKRRAYVWLSIAWAALFAARLAVQLPLYFAGDVVALGTLKIVMGLPLFAPMLAVTWLTVRALGSARSVARED; encoded by the coding sequence ATGAGCGACGACGCGGCCCGCTCGGACCGTCACGGCGAGAGCGTCCCTCTGGAGCCCCCCGCTCCCGCGGACACCTTCGGTGCGGCGCTGGGGAACGCGGCGCGGCGCGCCGGACTCGATCCGGCTGCGCACGCGACGACCGGCTCCGCGGTGTGGTCGGCCATGGGCGGATGGCGCGGCATCCTCGAGTCCGTTCTCCCCTCACTCGCGTTCGTCGTCCTGTTCACCGTCACGATCGACCCCGAGACGCGTCAGGGAAACCTCTGGCTCAGCCTGGGGGTCTCGGTCGGACTCGCGGCCGCGTTCACCATCGCCCGCCTCGTTGCGAAGTCGCCCCCGAGCGCCGCGATCGGCGGGCTCCTGGCCACCGTCGCGGCCGCGGTGCTGGCGCTCGTCACGGGACGCGGACAAGACAACTTCGTCTTCGGCTTCTTCACCAACGGCGCCTATGGGACGGCGTTCCTCGTGTCTGCCCTCGTGGGGTGGCCGCTCATCGGTCTCGCCGCGGGGTATCTGACCGGGGAGGGCACGCGCTGGCGCGCGGACCGGCGCAAGCGTCGCGCGTACGTGTGGCTGTCGATCGCCTGGGCGGCGCTGTTCGCTGCGCGCCTGGCTGTGCAGCTGCCGTTGTACTTCGCCGGCGACGTGGTGGCGCTCGGCACGCTCAAGATCGTGATGGGGCTTCCGCTGTTCGCTCCGATGCTCGCGGTGACCTGGCTCACCGTCCGTGCCCTCGGCTCCGCTCGCTCCGTTGCGCGCGAAGACTGA
- the dut gene encoding dUTP diphosphatase, whose amino-acid sequence MTETVDVLIVASEPPVFAHPGDAGADLTSAEAVRLEPGRRALVSTGVRIALPEGYAAFVVPRSGLAAKHGITIVNSPGTIDAGYRGEIKVALLNTDLDEAYDIAVGDRIAQLIVLPIPPVRFLPVDGLPDSVRGEGGFGSSGYQNLQGSTR is encoded by the coding sequence GTGACCGAAACGGTGGATGTCCTCATTGTCGCATCCGAGCCCCCGGTCTTCGCCCACCCGGGCGACGCCGGAGCCGACCTGACCTCCGCGGAGGCCGTGCGACTCGAACCCGGCCGACGCGCGCTCGTCTCGACGGGTGTGCGCATCGCGCTCCCGGAGGGATACGCAGCCTTCGTCGTGCCCCGGAGCGGCCTCGCCGCGAAACACGGCATCACCATCGTGAACTCCCCGGGGACGATCGACGCCGGCTACCGCGGGGAGATCAAAGTCGCCCTGTTGAACACCGACCTCGACGAGGCCTACGACATCGCGGTCGGAGACCGCATCGCCCAGCTCATCGTCCTGCCCATCCCGCCGGTGCGATTCCTCCCTGTCGACGGACTCCCCGACAGCGTGCGCGGCGAGGGCGGCTTCGGATCGAGCGGATACCAGAACCTGCAAGGGAGCACCCGATGA
- the dxs gene encoding 1-deoxy-D-xylulose-5-phosphate synthase, with protein sequence MALLPGIHGPRDLDDLTPDQLRQLAGEVRAFLVENVARTGGHLGPNLGVVELTIALHKVFDSPADPIIFDTGHQSYVHKMLTGRQDFAGLRSRGGLAGYPQRSESEHDIVESSHASSSLSWADGVSRAFSRTGRRDRHVVAVVGDGALTGGMTWEALNNISDDNDRNLVIVVNDNGRSYAPTIGGMARYLNRVRTNDAYRTLHRGSDTLFRRLGPAARAVYRGVRGGTHGFLSRFTNNEALYSNLDIKYLGPIDGHDFESLIETLELAKSYGAPVIVHAITDKGSGYAPAMSDEADQFHAVGKIDPITGEALGAGGGLQWTDVFADELVDVGTERSDVIAMTAAMLRPTGLQKFAERFPERVYDVGIAEQHAVASAAGLAFGGLHPVVAIYATFMNRAFDQVMMDVALHKAGVTFVLDRAGVTGPDGPSHHGIWDLAMLQLVPGIRIAAPRDAARLREEFREATSIEDAPTVVRYPKGKVNADVEAIERLHDGVDVLSRGTSEDVLLVGIGPMVHLALEVADRLKAQGIGATVIDPRWAIPVQPSVIELAREHRLVITIEDGIRVGGVGTRVRQVLREAGVDTAVDELGIPDEFIDHATREQILEDAGLTASKIAHDVVAQVLGTRIPVARQTPTGSIPTIEWENSRP encoded by the coding sequence ATGGCTCTCCTACCCGGCATTCACGGCCCCCGTGACCTCGACGATCTGACCCCCGACCAGCTGCGGCAGCTGGCCGGCGAAGTCCGCGCGTTCCTCGTCGAGAACGTCGCGCGCACCGGCGGCCACCTCGGTCCGAACCTCGGCGTCGTCGAGCTGACCATCGCGCTGCACAAGGTCTTCGACTCACCAGCCGACCCGATCATCTTCGACACCGGGCACCAGTCGTACGTGCACAAGATGCTCACCGGCCGACAGGACTTCGCGGGCCTTCGCTCTCGCGGCGGGCTGGCCGGCTACCCGCAGCGCTCTGAGAGCGAGCACGACATCGTCGAGTCGTCGCACGCTTCCAGCTCGTTGAGCTGGGCGGACGGCGTCTCACGGGCGTTCTCGCGCACCGGGCGTCGCGATCGCCACGTCGTCGCCGTCGTCGGAGACGGTGCGCTCACCGGCGGAATGACGTGGGAGGCGCTGAACAACATCAGCGACGACAACGACCGCAACCTCGTCATCGTCGTGAACGACAACGGTCGCTCATACGCCCCGACGATCGGTGGCATGGCGCGCTACCTCAACCGTGTCCGCACGAATGACGCGTATCGCACATTGCATCGCGGCTCGGACACGCTCTTCCGCCGCCTCGGTCCCGCCGCCCGCGCGGTGTACCGCGGCGTGCGCGGCGGGACACACGGCTTCCTGTCGCGCTTCACGAACAACGAGGCCCTGTACAGCAATCTCGACATCAAATACCTCGGCCCGATCGACGGGCACGACTTCGAGTCGCTCATCGAGACTCTCGAACTCGCCAAGTCGTACGGCGCCCCGGTGATCGTCCACGCCATCACCGACAAGGGCAGCGGGTATGCCCCTGCGATGAGCGACGAGGCTGACCAGTTCCACGCCGTCGGCAAGATCGACCCGATCACGGGTGAGGCCCTCGGGGCGGGCGGTGGTCTGCAGTGGACCGATGTCTTCGCAGACGAGCTCGTCGACGTCGGCACTGAGCGTAGCGACGTCATCGCCATGACCGCCGCGATGCTGCGCCCGACGGGCCTGCAGAAGTTCGCCGAGCGGTTCCCCGAGCGCGTGTACGACGTCGGCATCGCCGAGCAGCACGCCGTCGCCTCGGCGGCCGGCCTCGCGTTCGGCGGACTGCATCCCGTCGTCGCGATCTACGCCACCTTCATGAACCGCGCGTTCGACCAGGTGATGATGGACGTCGCGCTCCACAAGGCGGGCGTCACTTTCGTCCTCGACCGTGCGGGTGTCACGGGCCCCGACGGTCCGAGCCACCACGGGATCTGGGATCTGGCGATGCTGCAACTCGTCCCCGGCATCCGGATCGCCGCCCCACGCGATGCCGCGCGCCTGCGCGAGGAGTTCCGCGAGGCCACGTCCATCGAGGACGCGCCCACCGTGGTCCGCTACCCCAAGGGCAAGGTGAACGCCGACGTCGAGGCGATCGAGCGCCTCCACGACGGCGTCGATGTGCTGAGCCGTGGCACGAGCGAAGACGTCCTCCTGGTCGGCATCGGTCCGATGGTGCACCTGGCCCTCGAGGTCGCGGATCGGCTCAAGGCGCAGGGCATCGGCGCAACGGTCATCGACCCGCGCTGGGCGATCCCCGTGCAGCCCTCGGTCATCGAGCTGGCGCGCGAGCACCGCCTCGTGATCACCATCGAAGACGGTATCCGCGTCGGCGGTGTCGGCACGCGCGTGCGCCAGGTGCTGCGTGAGGCCGGCGTCGACACGGCCGTCGACGAGCTCGGCATCCCGGATGAGTTCATCGACCATGCCACGCGTGAGCAGATCCTCGAGGATGCCGGACTCACCGCATCCAAGATCGCCCATGACGTGGTGGCCCAGGTGCTCGGGACCCGCATTCCGGTGGCGCGTCAGACGCCGACGGGTTCGATCCCGACCATCGAGTGGGAGAACTCGCGTCCCTGA
- the sepH gene encoding septation protein SepH produces the protein MEQLKVIGTEDDVLVVATESGERFALALDEVMRVQARRARRDRQDDDRGPRPSPREIQAHIRSGLTAREVATLLNARVEDVERFEGPVLAEREHVVAQALAVPVLLGGTLEHDSPITFGTAVRAKLTEAGASAERWTSWKESSGWMVKLEFTANGIDHDARWSFDPRRSTLSPQNSDAIQLSRQGSLPEGLIPRLRALDSPLPKDDSRFDSGSFGPRKIDIEDEPGVEATGPVAAAVQAAAIKRAPDAPVTSSETADLLEALRRRRGQREPLPGAAATETSTRPVGAPVALFDALEPGYAEPAGESTTEPESPTPSPTSTAPANDSGRRTKGRPSMPSWDEIVFGARTDES, from the coding sequence ATGGAGCAGCTCAAAGTCATCGGAACTGAGGATGACGTCCTCGTCGTCGCGACCGAGTCGGGCGAACGTTTCGCTCTGGCCCTCGACGAGGTGATGCGCGTGCAAGCACGCCGGGCCCGTCGCGACCGCCAGGACGACGATCGTGGACCCCGCCCCAGCCCGCGAGAGATCCAGGCACACATCCGTTCCGGTCTCACCGCGCGCGAGGTGGCGACGCTTCTGAACGCCCGCGTCGAAGACGTCGAGAGATTCGAGGGCCCCGTTCTGGCCGAGCGGGAGCATGTCGTGGCGCAAGCCTTGGCCGTTCCCGTGCTGCTTGGCGGCACACTCGAGCACGACTCCCCCATCACCTTCGGCACCGCTGTGCGGGCGAAGCTCACTGAGGCCGGCGCGTCGGCCGAGCGATGGACGAGCTGGAAAGAGTCGTCCGGCTGGATGGTCAAACTGGAGTTCACCGCGAACGGAATCGACCACGACGCGCGATGGAGCTTCGATCCTCGCCGTAGCACCCTGTCGCCCCAGAACTCCGACGCGATCCAGCTGTCTCGCCAGGGATCGCTTCCCGAGGGGCTGATCCCCCGGCTTCGCGCCCTGGACAGCCCGCTGCCCAAGGACGATTCCCGGTTCGACAGCGGTTCGTTCGGACCTCGCAAGATCGACATCGAAGATGAACCGGGCGTGGAAGCGACCGGGCCGGTCGCCGCGGCCGTTCAGGCGGCCGCCATCAAGCGCGCGCCCGATGCTCCCGTCACGTCGTCCGAGACAGCCGACCTGCTCGAGGCGTTGCGTCGTCGACGAGGTCAACGCGAGCCTCTGCCCGGGGCGGCCGCGACCGAGACGTCGACGCGTCCGGTGGGTGCCCCCGTCGCGCTCTTCGACGCGCTCGAGCCCGGATACGCGGAGCCGGCGGGAGAGTCGACGACCGAGCCCGAGAGCCCGACCCCGTCACCGACCTCGACCGCACCGGCGAACGACTCCGGGCGGCGGACCAAGGGGCGTCCCTCGATGCCCTCGTGGGACGAGATCGTCTTCGGTGCCCGCACCGACGAGAGCTGA
- a CDS encoding DUF3093 domain-containing protein, which produces MQKRGCGIRTGVEYRERLSPSLWALVAAAVCGPMAALVFSPIDTTFALVIGLIVAVAIVAALVALSPVVEIRDGELRAGRARIPVALLGEPHAVEGDAARTARGSGLDRRAWHVLRGGIDGVVTVPVTDPEDPTPSWVVSTRTPDRLVAAIQRAQLRLRTPRR; this is translated from the coding sequence ATGCAGAAGAGGGGGTGCGGTATCCGCACCGGAGTCGAGTATCGAGAGCGCCTCAGCCCATCGCTGTGGGCGCTGGTGGCGGCAGCGGTCTGTGGGCCGATGGCCGCACTTGTCTTCTCCCCCATCGACACCACCTTCGCCCTCGTCATCGGGCTGATCGTGGCCGTGGCGATCGTCGCCGCGCTGGTCGCACTGTCGCCCGTCGTCGAGATCCGCGACGGCGAACTGCGAGCCGGTCGAGCGCGGATCCCGGTCGCCCTGCTCGGAGAGCCTCACGCAGTGGAGGGCGATGCCGCGCGCACTGCCCGTGGGAGTGGTCTCGACCGCCGGGCGTGGCATGTCCTTCGGGGCGGTATCGACGGGGTGGTCACGGTTCCCGTGACCGACCCCGAGGATCCGACTCCCTCGTGGGTGGTGTCCACCCGGACGCCGGATCGCCTGGTGGCGGCGATCCAGCGTGCTCAGCTCAGGCTGCGCACTCCACGCAGATGA
- a CDS encoding DUF4193 domain-containing protein — MATDYDAPRKTEDDSESIEALKERVPDKTSGSIDNEDADNPSGFELPGADLSDIELDVVVLPPQEDEFTCMNCFLVKHRSQIDHESGNGFICVECAA; from the coding sequence ATGGCGACCGATTACGACGCACCGCGCAAGACCGAGGACGACAGTGAGTCGATCGAGGCCCTCAAGGAGCGCGTGCCCGACAAGACGTCGGGGTCGATCGACAACGAGGATGCCGACAACCCCTCGGGCTTCGAGCTGCCCGGGGCAGACCTGTCCGACATCGAACTCGACGTCGTCGTCCTCCCCCCACAGGAAGACGAGTTCACGTGCATGAACTGCTTCCTCGTGAAGCACCGCTCGCAGATCGACCACGAAAGCGGCAACGGCTTCATCTGCGTGGAGTGCGCAGCCTGA
- a CDS encoding DUF3710 domain-containing protein: protein MTDDAPSTPEIEEPGLELALAAKSAPADRDSSGPFDESEANPVRPYIDLGGIKILPREGLNLRLEVEEQTKRIVAVGLDYADSTLQVQPFAAPRTSGLWGETREQIRQQVKQQGGRVEEREGPLGPELLAEVPVMAGADGAGKRLARFVGVDGPRWFLRGVIGGAATTDVEAAAAVEDLYRSIVVVRGGSPMPPRDLIPLRMPATPGTA from the coding sequence ATGACCGACGACGCGCCGTCCACCCCCGAAATCGAGGAGCCCGGTCTCGAACTGGCCCTCGCGGCCAAGAGCGCCCCGGCCGATCGCGACAGCAGCGGACCGTTCGACGAGTCCGAAGCGAACCCGGTCCGTCCGTACATCGACCTGGGCGGCATCAAGATCCTCCCGCGCGAGGGCCTCAACCTCCGCCTCGAGGTCGAAGAGCAGACCAAGCGGATCGTGGCCGTCGGCCTCGACTATGCCGACTCCACCCTGCAGGTGCAGCCGTTCGCGGCCCCGCGCACCAGCGGACTGTGGGGAGAGACGCGCGAGCAGATCCGCCAGCAGGTGAAGCAGCAGGGCGGACGCGTCGAAGAGCGCGAAGGCCCTCTCGGCCCTGAGCTCCTCGCAGAGGTCCCCGTGATGGCCGGCGCGGACGGGGCAGGAAAGCGGCTCGCGCGCTTCGTCGGCGTCGACGGTCCGCGATGGTTCCTCCGCGGCGTCATCGGCGGAGCGGCGACGACCGATGTCGAGGCGGCAGCCGCCGTCGAAGACCTCTATCGCTCGATCGTCGTCGTCCGCGGCGGCTCACCCATGCCCCCGCGCGATCTCATCCCGCTCCGGATGCCGGCGACCCCCGGCACGGCATGA